The window GACCTGGCGGTCTCGGACGTGCGGCGGTCGGTGGCGTTCTGCAAGACGCTGTCGCTGCCGGTGCTTGGGATCGTGGAGAACATGAGCGGGCTGGCGTGTCCGCACTGCCGGCAGGTGATCGAGCTGTTCAAGACGGGCGGCGGCGAGCGGCTGGCGGAGGAGACGGGCGTTCCGTTCCTGGGTCGGATTCCGCTTGATCCGCGGGTGGTCGTTTCAGCCGACTCGGGTCAGCCGTTCGTCAGCGAGTTCGCCGACAGTCCAGCGGCGGCGGCGTTCGCGGCGATCACCAAGCCGATTCTCGATCCGACGATGGAACCAACGGCGCGGACGTCAGCGCCGGAACATACGGAGAAACGTACGATGAAGATCGCCATTCCCACCGCGGACGGCAAGCTGTGTATGCACTTCGGGCACTGTGAGGTGTTCACGTTTGTCGAGGTCGACCCAGCGGGCAAGAAGGTGCTCAGCTCGCAGGGTTTGACGCCGCCGCCGCACGAGCCGGGCGTCTTGCCCAAGTGGCTGGCCGAGCAGGGGGCCAATCTGATTATCGCGGGCGGCATGGGGCAGCGGGCCCAGGGGCTGTTCGCCGAGAACGGCATTCAGGTGATCGTCGGAGCGCCGGTCGAGACGCCGGAGAACATCGCTCAGGCGTATCTGAACGGGCAGTTGCAGACGGGTGACAATGTCTGCGATCACTGAGGCCAGCCAGGAGGTCATGGAGCGGACGCGCGGGCGGGCGCATCCGCGCTGCGTGGTGTGCAGCCGGGCCAACGGGCAGGGGCTTGGCGCGAGGTTTTGCGTGCGCGACGACGGCAGCGTGTCGGCGGAGTTCGATGCGCT of the Phycisphaerae bacterium genome contains:
- a CDS encoding P-loop NTPase; the protein is MSQSCSAFPQNDESQRQMEEVMLQTRMERIGRKIVVLSGKGGVGKSTVAANLAVALAAAGKRVGLLDVDLHGPSVPKILGLEGQRLVGGPDGEIEPIRLTENLSVVSVGLLLKSDNDAVIWRGPMKYNVIRQFLKDVSWGELDFLVVDSPPGTGDEPLAVAQLLGRDASAMIVTTPQDLAVSDVRRSVAFCKTLSLPVLGIVENMSGLACPHCRQVIELFKTGGGERLAEETGVPFLGRIPLDPRVVVSADSGQPFVSEFADSPAAAAFAAITKPILDPTMEPTARTSAPEHTEKRTMKIAIPTADGKLCMHFGHCEVFTFVEVDPAGKKVLSSQGLTPPPHEPGVLPKWLAEQGANLIIAGGMGQRAQGLFAENGIQVIVGAPVETPENIAQAYLNGQLQTGDNVCDH